One Ursus arctos isolate Adak ecotype North America unplaced genomic scaffold, UrsArc2.0 scaffold_15, whole genome shotgun sequence genomic region harbors:
- the FAM193B gene encoding protein FAM193B isoform X6 yields MPKLVKNLLGEMPLWVCQSCRKSMEEDERQTGREHAVAISLSHTSCKSQSCGGDSHSSSSSSSSSSSSSSCHGNSGDWDPSSFLSAHKLSGLWNSPHSSGAVPGSSLGSPPTIPGEVFSISEHHRHSDLTAPPNSPTGHHPQPASLIPSHPGSFGSPPHPHLLPATPAAPFPAQASECPVAAAAAPHTPGACQTPHLPSTSMPLLKMPPPFLGCSHPCSGHCSGHCSGPLLPPPSSQQLPSTHSRDPGCKGHKFTHSGLACQLPQPCEADEGLGEEEDSSSERSSCTSSSTHQRDGKFCDCCYCEFFGHNAPPAAPTSRNYTEIREKLRSRLTRRKEELPVKGGALGGIPGEPAVDHRDVDELLEFINSTEPKVPNSARAAKRARHKLKKKEKEKAHLAAEALKQVNRSVSGSREPRPARERLLEWPDRELDRVNSFLSSRLQEIKNTVKDSIRASFSVCELNMDSNGFSKEGAAEPEPQSLSPSNLNGSSEQRPDINLDLSPLTLGSSQNHTLGVPGEPAPPWTEMRGSHPPWTEVRGPPPGIIPENGLVRRLSAVPNLSRVIWVKTPKPGNPSPEEPSPKEVPSCKPELPEPVASSGKPRKGKRQGSQAKKNEASPAPRSPASLEAPNAKGHTPSSKQPGKALEPPKGGSCAEAGEGSQPGSGWAGSPKADEKGSSWRNWPGEAKVRPLEQESVQPPGPARPQSLPQGKGRSRRSRNKQEKTAASLDDVFLPKDMDGVEMDETDREVEYFKRFCLDSAKQTRQKVAVNWTNFSLKKTTPSTAQ; encoded by the exons ATGCCAAAGCTTGTCAAGAATCTCCTAGGCGAGATGCCTCTATGGGTCTGCCAGAGTTGCCGAAAGAGCATGGAGGAAGATGAAAGGCAGACAGGTCGAGAGCATGCAGTGGCG ATCTCCTTGTCACACACATCCTGCAAATCACAGTCTTGTGGGGGTGACTCTCATTCCTCTTCGTCCTCCTCTTCAtcgtcctcgtcctcctcctcctgccatgGGAACTCAGGGGACTGGGatcccagctccttcctgtcAGCACATAAGCTCTCGGGCCTCTGGAACTCTCCGCACTCCAGTGGGGCCGTGCCGGGTAGCTCACTCGGGAGTCCTCCTACCATCCCTG GAGAGGTTTTCTCTATCTCGGAGCACCACCGGCACTCAGACCTCACTGCTCCACCTAACAGCCCCACTGGCCACCACCCCCAGCCAGCGTCGCTGATCCCATCTCACCCCGGATCCTTCGGCTCACCACCCCACCCACACCTGCTGCCTGCTACCCCAGCAGCGCCTTTCCCTGCCCAGGCTTCAGAATGCCCTGTTGCCGCTGCTGCcgccccccacaccccagggGCATGTCAgaccccccacctgccctccaccAGCATGCCGCTCCTGAAGATGCCTCCACCATTTTTGGGGTGCAGCCACCCCTGTAGCGGGCACTGCAGCGGGCACTGCAGCGGgcctctccttccacctcccagCTCTCAGCAACTCCCTAGCACTCACAG CAGGGACCCTGGGTGCAAGGGGCACAAGTTTACACACAGTGGcctggcctgccagctgccccagccctgcGAGGCAGATGAGGGCCTGGGTGAGGAAGAGGACAGCAGCTCAGAGCGCAGCTCCTGCACCTCATCCTCCACTCACCAGagagatggaaagttctgtgaCTGCTGCTACTGTGAGTTCTTCGGCCACAATGCG ccacccgCTGCCCCGACGAGTCGGAATTATACAGAGATCCGAGAGAAGCTCCGCTCGAGGCTGACCAGGCGGAAAGAGGAGCTGCCCGTGAAGGGGGGCGCCCTGGGCGGGATCCCTGGGGAGCCCGCCGTGGACCACCGAGATGTGGATGAGCTGCTGGAATTCATCAACAGCACGGAGCCCAAAGTCCCCAACAGCGCCAGGGCCGCCAAGCGGGCCCGGCACAAGCTGAAAAagaag GAAAAGGAGAAGGCCCACTTGGCAGCAGAAGCTCTAAAGCAGGTGAATCGTAGTGTTTCCGGAAGCCGGGAGCCAAGGCCTGCCAGGGAGAGGCTCTTGGAGTGGCCTGACCGGGAGCTGGATCGGGTCAACAGCTTCCTGAGCAGCCGTCTGCAAGAGATCAAGAACACTGTCAAGGACTCTATCCGTGCCAGCTTCAGTGTGTGTGAGCTCAACATGGACAGCAATGGATTCTCTAAGGAGGGGGCTGCTGAGCCAGAGCCCCAGAGCCTATCCCCCTCAAACCTCAATGGCTCCTCAGAGCAACGGCCTGACATTAACCTTGACCTGTCCCCTTTGACTTTGGGGTCCTCTCAGAACCACACATTAGGAGTTCCAGGTGAGCCAGCCCCACCGTGGACAGAAATGAGAGGCTCTCACCCACCATGGACAGAGGTGAGGGGGCCCCCTCCCGGTATCATCCCTGAGAATGGGCTAGTGAGGAGACTCAGCGCCGTGCCCAACCTTTCCCGGGTGATCTGGGTCAAGACACCCAAGCCAGGCAACCCTAGCCCTGAGGAGCCAAGCCCAAAGGAGGTTCCCAGTTGCAAGCCGGAGTTGCCCGAGCCTGTGGCCTCAAGTGGGAAGCCGCGGAAAGGCAAGAGACAGGGCAGTCAGGCCAAGAAGAATGAGGCGAGCCCAGCCCCCCGGTCCCCAGCCAGCCTCGAGGCTCCCAATGCCAAGGGCCACACTCCCAGCTCCAAGCAGCCAGGCAAGGCCCTGGAGCCTCCCAAAGGGGGTAGCTGTGCCGAGGCTGGAGAGGGGAGCCAGCCAGGATCAGGCTGGGCTGGCAGCCCCAAAGCCGATGAGAAGGGCAGTTCCTGGCGAAACTGGCCAGGCGAGGCCAAAGTGCGGCCTCTGGAGCAGGAGTCCGTGCAGCCCCCAGGCCCAGCAAGGCCACAGAGTTTGCCACAGGGCAAGGGCCGCAGCCGCCGGAGCCGCAACAAGCAGGAGAAGACGGCCGCCTCCTTGG ACGATGTGTTCCTGCCCAAGGACATGGATGGGGTGGAGATGGATGAGACTGACCGGGAGGTGGAGTACTTCAAGAG GTTCTGTTTGGATTCTGCAAAGCAAACTCGTCAGAAAGTTGCTGTGAACTGGACCAACTTCAGCCTCAAGAAAACCACCCCCAGCACAGCTCAGTGA
- the FAM193B gene encoding protein FAM193B isoform X5, whose product MTRRRSRPSGGAGRRERMRAAGQQKPQAPEPPPPPSLEAGAGAGPPEAPVEPDRDGPREEDEPKLALGPQISLSHTSCKSQSCGGDSHSSSSSSSSSSSSSSCHGNSGDWDPSSFLSAHKLSGLWNSPHSSGAVPGSSLGSPPTIPGEVFSISEHHRHSDLTAPPNSPTGHHPQPASLIPSHPGSFGSPPHPHLLPATPAAPFPAQASECPVAAAAAPHTPGACQTPHLPSTSMPLLKMPPPFLGCSHPCSGHCSGHCSGPLLPPPSSQQLPSTHSRDPGCKGHKFTHSGLACQLPQPCEADEGLGEEEDSSSERSSCTSSSTHQRDGKFCDCCYCEFFGHNAPPAAPTSRNYTEIREKLRSRLTRRKEELPVKGGALGGIPGEPAVDHRDVDELLEFINSTEPKVPNSARAAKRARHKLKKKEKEKAHLAAEALKQVNRSVSGSREPRPARERLLEWPDRELDRVNSFLSSRLQEIKNTVKDSIRASFSVCELNMDSNGFSKEGAAEPEPQSLSPSNLNGSSEQRPDINLDLSPLTLGSSQNHTLGVPGEPAPPWTEMRGSHPPWTEVRGPPPGIIPENGLVRRLSAVPNLSRVIWVKTPKPGNPSPEEPSPKEVPSCKPELPEPVASSGKPRKGKRQGSQAKKNEASPAPRSPASLEAPNAKGHTPSSKQPGKALEPPKGGSCAEAGEGSQPGSGWAGSPKADEKGSSWRNWPGEAKVRPLEQESVQPPGPARPQSLPQGKGRSRRSRNKQEKTAASLDDVFLPKDMDGVEMDETDREVEYFKRFCLDSAKQTRQKVAVNWTNFSLKKTTPSTAQ is encoded by the exons ATCTCCTTGTCACACACATCCTGCAAATCACAGTCTTGTGGGGGTGACTCTCATTCCTCTTCGTCCTCCTCTTCAtcgtcctcgtcctcctcctcctgccatgGGAACTCAGGGGACTGGGatcccagctccttcctgtcAGCACATAAGCTCTCGGGCCTCTGGAACTCTCCGCACTCCAGTGGGGCCGTGCCGGGTAGCTCACTCGGGAGTCCTCCTACCATCCCTG GAGAGGTTTTCTCTATCTCGGAGCACCACCGGCACTCAGACCTCACTGCTCCACCTAACAGCCCCACTGGCCACCACCCCCAGCCAGCGTCGCTGATCCCATCTCACCCCGGATCCTTCGGCTCACCACCCCACCCACACCTGCTGCCTGCTACCCCAGCAGCGCCTTTCCCTGCCCAGGCTTCAGAATGCCCTGTTGCCGCTGCTGCcgccccccacaccccagggGCATGTCAgaccccccacctgccctccaccAGCATGCCGCTCCTGAAGATGCCTCCACCATTTTTGGGGTGCAGCCACCCCTGTAGCGGGCACTGCAGCGGGCACTGCAGCGGgcctctccttccacctcccagCTCTCAGCAACTCCCTAGCACTCACAG CAGGGACCCTGGGTGCAAGGGGCACAAGTTTACACACAGTGGcctggcctgccagctgccccagccctgcGAGGCAGATGAGGGCCTGGGTGAGGAAGAGGACAGCAGCTCAGAGCGCAGCTCCTGCACCTCATCCTCCACTCACCAGagagatggaaagttctgtgaCTGCTGCTACTGTGAGTTCTTCGGCCACAATGCG ccacccgCTGCCCCGACGAGTCGGAATTATACAGAGATCCGAGAGAAGCTCCGCTCGAGGCTGACCAGGCGGAAAGAGGAGCTGCCCGTGAAGGGGGGCGCCCTGGGCGGGATCCCTGGGGAGCCCGCCGTGGACCACCGAGATGTGGATGAGCTGCTGGAATTCATCAACAGCACGGAGCCCAAAGTCCCCAACAGCGCCAGGGCCGCCAAGCGGGCCCGGCACAAGCTGAAAAagaag GAAAAGGAGAAGGCCCACTTGGCAGCAGAAGCTCTAAAGCAGGTGAATCGTAGTGTTTCCGGAAGCCGGGAGCCAAGGCCTGCCAGGGAGAGGCTCTTGGAGTGGCCTGACCGGGAGCTGGATCGGGTCAACAGCTTCCTGAGCAGCCGTCTGCAAGAGATCAAGAACACTGTCAAGGACTCTATCCGTGCCAGCTTCAGTGTGTGTGAGCTCAACATGGACAGCAATGGATTCTCTAAGGAGGGGGCTGCTGAGCCAGAGCCCCAGAGCCTATCCCCCTCAAACCTCAATGGCTCCTCAGAGCAACGGCCTGACATTAACCTTGACCTGTCCCCTTTGACTTTGGGGTCCTCTCAGAACCACACATTAGGAGTTCCAGGTGAGCCAGCCCCACCGTGGACAGAAATGAGAGGCTCTCACCCACCATGGACAGAGGTGAGGGGGCCCCCTCCCGGTATCATCCCTGAGAATGGGCTAGTGAGGAGACTCAGCGCCGTGCCCAACCTTTCCCGGGTGATCTGGGTCAAGACACCCAAGCCAGGCAACCCTAGCCCTGAGGAGCCAAGCCCAAAGGAGGTTCCCAGTTGCAAGCCGGAGTTGCCCGAGCCTGTGGCCTCAAGTGGGAAGCCGCGGAAAGGCAAGAGACAGGGCAGTCAGGCCAAGAAGAATGAGGCGAGCCCAGCCCCCCGGTCCCCAGCCAGCCTCGAGGCTCCCAATGCCAAGGGCCACACTCCCAGCTCCAAGCAGCCAGGCAAGGCCCTGGAGCCTCCCAAAGGGGGTAGCTGTGCCGAGGCTGGAGAGGGGAGCCAGCCAGGATCAGGCTGGGCTGGCAGCCCCAAAGCCGATGAGAAGGGCAGTTCCTGGCGAAACTGGCCAGGCGAGGCCAAAGTGCGGCCTCTGGAGCAGGAGTCCGTGCAGCCCCCAGGCCCAGCAAGGCCACAGAGTTTGCCACAGGGCAAGGGCCGCAGCCGCCGGAGCCGCAACAAGCAGGAGAAGACGGCCGCCTCCTTGG ACGATGTGTTCCTGCCCAAGGACATGGATGGGGTGGAGATGGATGAGACTGACCGGGAGGTGGAGTACTTCAAGAG GTTCTGTTTGGATTCTGCAAAGCAAACTCGTCAGAAAGTTGCTGTGAACTGGACCAACTTCAGCCTCAAGAAAACCACCCCCAGCACAGCTCAGTGA
- the FAM193B gene encoding protein FAM193B isoform X4, whose protein sequence is MTRRRSRPSGGAGRRERMRAAGQQKPQAPEPPPPPSLEAGAGAGPPEAPVEPDRDGPREEDEPKLALGPQVPPTSTQSVQTCCLLCHRERKGWEEGPSQNGLVLQGEKLPPDFMPKLVKNLLGEMPLWVCQSCRKSMEEDERQTGREHAVAISLSHTSCKSQSCGGDSHSSSSSSSSSSSSSSCHGNSGDWDPSSFLSAHKLSGLWNSPHSSGAVPGSSLGSPPTIPGEVFSISEHHRHSDLTAPPNSPTGHHPQPASLIPSHPGSFGSPPHPHLLPATPAAPFPAQASECPVAAAAAPHTPGACQTPHLPSTSMPLLKMPPPFLGCSHPCSGHCSGHCSGPLLPPPSSQQLPSTHRDPGCKGHKFTHSGLACQLPQPCEADEGLGEEEDSSSERSSCTSSSTHQRDGKFCDCCYCEFFGHNAEKEKAHLAAEALKQVNRSVSGSREPRPARERLLEWPDRELDRVNSFLSSRLQEIKNTVKDSIRASFSVCELNMDSNGFSKEGAAEPEPQSLSPSNLNGSSEQRPDINLDLSPLTLGSSQNHTLGVPGEPAPPWTEMRGSHPPWTEVRGPPPGIIPENGLVRRLSAVPNLSRVIWVKTPKPGNPSPEEPSPKEVPSCKPELPEPVASSGKPRKGKRQGSQAKKNEASPAPRSPASLEAPNAKGHTPSSKQPGKALEPPKGGSCAEAGEGSQPGSGWAGSPKADEKGSSWRNWPGEAKVRPLEQESVQPPGPARPQSLPQGKGRSRRSRNKQEKTAASLDDVFLPKDMDGVEMDETDREVEYFKRFCLDSAKQTRQKVAVNWTNFSLKKTTPSTAQ, encoded by the exons gttccccccacctccacccagtcTGTGCAGACTTGCTGCCTGCTATGTCATCGGGAGCGCAAAGGCTGGGAAGAAGGCCCTTCCCAAAACGGACTGGTGTTGCAGGGTGAGAAGCTGCCCCCTGACTTCATGCCAAAGCTTGTCAAGAATCTCCTAGGCGAGATGCCTCTATGGGTCTGCCAGAGTTGCCGAAAGAGCATGGAGGAAGATGAAAGGCAGACAGGTCGAGAGCATGCAGTGGCG ATCTCCTTGTCACACACATCCTGCAAATCACAGTCTTGTGGGGGTGACTCTCATTCCTCTTCGTCCTCCTCTTCAtcgtcctcgtcctcctcctcctgccatgGGAACTCAGGGGACTGGGatcccagctccttcctgtcAGCACATAAGCTCTCGGGCCTCTGGAACTCTCCGCACTCCAGTGGGGCCGTGCCGGGTAGCTCACTCGGGAGTCCTCCTACCATCCCTG GAGAGGTTTTCTCTATCTCGGAGCACCACCGGCACTCAGACCTCACTGCTCCACCTAACAGCCCCACTGGCCACCACCCCCAGCCAGCGTCGCTGATCCCATCTCACCCCGGATCCTTCGGCTCACCACCCCACCCACACCTGCTGCCTGCTACCCCAGCAGCGCCTTTCCCTGCCCAGGCTTCAGAATGCCCTGTTGCCGCTGCTGCcgccccccacaccccagggGCATGTCAgaccccccacctgccctccaccAGCATGCCGCTCCTGAAGATGCCTCCACCATTTTTGGGGTGCAGCCACCCCTGTAGCGGGCACTGCAGCGGGCACTGCAGCGGgcctctccttccacctcccagCTCTCAGCAACTCCCTAGCACTCACAG GGACCCTGGGTGCAAGGGGCACAAGTTTACACACAGTGGcctggcctgccagctgccccagccctgcGAGGCAGATGAGGGCCTGGGTGAGGAAGAGGACAGCAGCTCAGAGCGCAGCTCCTGCACCTCATCCTCCACTCACCAGagagatggaaagttctgtgaCTGCTGCTACTGTGAGTTCTTCGGCCACAATGCG GAAAAGGAGAAGGCCCACTTGGCAGCAGAAGCTCTAAAGCAGGTGAATCGTAGTGTTTCCGGAAGCCGGGAGCCAAGGCCTGCCAGGGAGAGGCTCTTGGAGTGGCCTGACCGGGAGCTGGATCGGGTCAACAGCTTCCTGAGCAGCCGTCTGCAAGAGATCAAGAACACTGTCAAGGACTCTATCCGTGCCAGCTTCAGTGTGTGTGAGCTCAACATGGACAGCAATGGATTCTCTAAGGAGGGGGCTGCTGAGCCAGAGCCCCAGAGCCTATCCCCCTCAAACCTCAATGGCTCCTCAGAGCAACGGCCTGACATTAACCTTGACCTGTCCCCTTTGACTTTGGGGTCCTCTCAGAACCACACATTAGGAGTTCCAGGTGAGCCAGCCCCACCGTGGACAGAAATGAGAGGCTCTCACCCACCATGGACAGAGGTGAGGGGGCCCCCTCCCGGTATCATCCCTGAGAATGGGCTAGTGAGGAGACTCAGCGCCGTGCCCAACCTTTCCCGGGTGATCTGGGTCAAGACACCCAAGCCAGGCAACCCTAGCCCTGAGGAGCCAAGCCCAAAGGAGGTTCCCAGTTGCAAGCCGGAGTTGCCCGAGCCTGTGGCCTCAAGTGGGAAGCCGCGGAAAGGCAAGAGACAGGGCAGTCAGGCCAAGAAGAATGAGGCGAGCCCAGCCCCCCGGTCCCCAGCCAGCCTCGAGGCTCCCAATGCCAAGGGCCACACTCCCAGCTCCAAGCAGCCAGGCAAGGCCCTGGAGCCTCCCAAAGGGGGTAGCTGTGCCGAGGCTGGAGAGGGGAGCCAGCCAGGATCAGGCTGGGCTGGCAGCCCCAAAGCCGATGAGAAGGGCAGTTCCTGGCGAAACTGGCCAGGCGAGGCCAAAGTGCGGCCTCTGGAGCAGGAGTCCGTGCAGCCCCCAGGCCCAGCAAGGCCACAGAGTTTGCCACAGGGCAAGGGCCGCAGCCGCCGGAGCCGCAACAAGCAGGAGAAGACGGCCGCCTCCTTGG ACGATGTGTTCCTGCCCAAGGACATGGATGGGGTGGAGATGGATGAGACTGACCGGGAGGTGGAGTACTTCAAGAG GTTCTGTTTGGATTCTGCAAAGCAAACTCGTCAGAAAGTTGCTGTGAACTGGACCAACTTCAGCCTCAAGAAAACCACCCCCAGCACAGCTCAGTGA
- the FAM193B gene encoding protein FAM193B isoform X7: protein MPLLKMPPPFLGCSHPCSGHCSGHCSGPLLPPPSSQQLPSTHSRDPGCKGHKFTHSGLACQLPQPCEADEGLGEEEDSSSERSSCTSSSTHQRDGKFCDCCYCEFFGHNAPPAAPTSRNYTEIREKLRSRLTRRKEELPVKGGALGGIPGEPAVDHRDVDELLEFINSTEPKVPNSARAAKRARHKLKKKEKEKAHLAAEALKQVNRSVSGSREPRPARERLLEWPDRELDRVNSFLSSRLQEIKNTVKDSIRASFSVCELNMDSNGFSKEGAAEPEPQSLSPSNLNGSSEQRPDINLDLSPLTLGSSQNHTLGVPGEPAPPWTEMRGSHPPWTEVRGPPPGIIPENGLVRRLSAVPNLSRVIWVKTPKPGNPSPEEPSPKEVPSCKPELPEPVASSGKPRKGKRQGSQAKKNEASPAPRSPASLEAPNAKGHTPSSKQPGKALEPPKGGSCAEAGEGSQPGSGWAGSPKADEKGSSWRNWPGEAKVRPLEQESVQPPGPARPQSLPQGKGRSRRSRNKQEKTAASLDDVFLPKDMDGVEMDETDREVEYFKRFCLDSAKQTRQKVAVNWTNFSLKKTTPSTAQ from the exons ATGCCGCTCCTGAAGATGCCTCCACCATTTTTGGGGTGCAGCCACCCCTGTAGCGGGCACTGCAGCGGGCACTGCAGCGGgcctctccttccacctcccagCTCTCAGCAACTCCCTAGCACTCACAG CAGGGACCCTGGGTGCAAGGGGCACAAGTTTACACACAGTGGcctggcctgccagctgccccagccctgcGAGGCAGATGAGGGCCTGGGTGAGGAAGAGGACAGCAGCTCAGAGCGCAGCTCCTGCACCTCATCCTCCACTCACCAGagagatggaaagttctgtgaCTGCTGCTACTGTGAGTTCTTCGGCCACAATGCG ccacccgCTGCCCCGACGAGTCGGAATTATACAGAGATCCGAGAGAAGCTCCGCTCGAGGCTGACCAGGCGGAAAGAGGAGCTGCCCGTGAAGGGGGGCGCCCTGGGCGGGATCCCTGGGGAGCCCGCCGTGGACCACCGAGATGTGGATGAGCTGCTGGAATTCATCAACAGCACGGAGCCCAAAGTCCCCAACAGCGCCAGGGCCGCCAAGCGGGCCCGGCACAAGCTGAAAAagaag GAAAAGGAGAAGGCCCACTTGGCAGCAGAAGCTCTAAAGCAGGTGAATCGTAGTGTTTCCGGAAGCCGGGAGCCAAGGCCTGCCAGGGAGAGGCTCTTGGAGTGGCCTGACCGGGAGCTGGATCGGGTCAACAGCTTCCTGAGCAGCCGTCTGCAAGAGATCAAGAACACTGTCAAGGACTCTATCCGTGCCAGCTTCAGTGTGTGTGAGCTCAACATGGACAGCAATGGATTCTCTAAGGAGGGGGCTGCTGAGCCAGAGCCCCAGAGCCTATCCCCCTCAAACCTCAATGGCTCCTCAGAGCAACGGCCTGACATTAACCTTGACCTGTCCCCTTTGACTTTGGGGTCCTCTCAGAACCACACATTAGGAGTTCCAGGTGAGCCAGCCCCACCGTGGACAGAAATGAGAGGCTCTCACCCACCATGGACAGAGGTGAGGGGGCCCCCTCCCGGTATCATCCCTGAGAATGGGCTAGTGAGGAGACTCAGCGCCGTGCCCAACCTTTCCCGGGTGATCTGGGTCAAGACACCCAAGCCAGGCAACCCTAGCCCTGAGGAGCCAAGCCCAAAGGAGGTTCCCAGTTGCAAGCCGGAGTTGCCCGAGCCTGTGGCCTCAAGTGGGAAGCCGCGGAAAGGCAAGAGACAGGGCAGTCAGGCCAAGAAGAATGAGGCGAGCCCAGCCCCCCGGTCCCCAGCCAGCCTCGAGGCTCCCAATGCCAAGGGCCACACTCCCAGCTCCAAGCAGCCAGGCAAGGCCCTGGAGCCTCCCAAAGGGGGTAGCTGTGCCGAGGCTGGAGAGGGGAGCCAGCCAGGATCAGGCTGGGCTGGCAGCCCCAAAGCCGATGAGAAGGGCAGTTCCTGGCGAAACTGGCCAGGCGAGGCCAAAGTGCGGCCTCTGGAGCAGGAGTCCGTGCAGCCCCCAGGCCCAGCAAGGCCACAGAGTTTGCCACAGGGCAAGGGCCGCAGCCGCCGGAGCCGCAACAAGCAGGAGAAGACGGCCGCCTCCTTGG ACGATGTGTTCCTGCCCAAGGACATGGATGGGGTGGAGATGGATGAGACTGACCGGGAGGTGGAGTACTTCAAGAG GTTCTGTTTGGATTCTGCAAAGCAAACTCGTCAGAAAGTTGCTGTGAACTGGACCAACTTCAGCCTCAAGAAAACCACCCCCAGCACAGCTCAGTGA